The Lutibacter sp. Hel_I_33_5 genome has a window encoding:
- a CDS encoding YHYH protein — protein MIKNQFIKISSLIVLCLIGVMACSSASEDTVETTSGTLHAAFAEFNKEATTIYLDGSNVVIETTGLPNHETVYWGSGNSLYRDEPTVNLTPSIISSNNNATTIRVDATPNLTGSTVATNFNTIGIAVSGASIFNDQEGGGPLDQAAASLDWTGAHIGPGVYHYHLEPKAFSNDDDKLVGILLDGVFLYGRKCNSTGTYPTDLDVSGGHKSTTQHSDSNSEYHYHIINELYSTTGSYLAFAGPYQGY, from the coding sequence ATGATAAAAAATCAGTTTATTAAAATTTCATCCCTCATTGTTTTATGTTTAATAGGTGTAATGGCATGTAGTTCTGCATCTGAAGATACTGTAGAAACAACTTCCGGTACGCTACACGCAGCTTTTGCTGAATTTAATAAAGAAGCGACTACTATTTATTTAGATGGAAGTAATGTTGTTATTGAAACAACAGGTTTGCCAAATCATGAAACTGTTTATTGGGGTTCTGGAAATTCACTTTACAGAGATGAGCCAACTGTAAATTTAACTCCAAGTATAATTTCTAGTAATAATAATGCAACTACAATTAGAGTAGATGCTACTCCTAATTTAACAGGTTCTACTGTTGCAACAAATTTTAACACAATTGGAATCGCAGTTAGTGGAGCATCAATTTTTAATGATCAAGAAGGAGGGGGACCTTTAGATCAAGCAGCAGCAAGTCTTGATTGGACAGGAGCTCATATTGGTCCAGGAGTTTATCATTATCATTTAGAGCCAAAAGCTTTTTCTAATGATGATGATAAATTAGTAGGTATTTTGTTAGATGGAGTTTTTCTATATGGAAGAAAATGTAATTCTACAGGAACGTACCCAACTGATTTAGATGTCTCTGGAGGTCATAAATCTACAACCCAACATAGTGATAGTAATTCAGAATATCATTATCATATAATTAATGAGTTATATTCAACAACAGGTTCTTACTTAGCTTTTGCTGGCCCATATCAAGGATATTAA
- the aqpZ gene encoding aquaporin Z, with the protein MKKYFAELFGTFWLVFGGCGSAIFAAAFPDLGIGFAGVALAFGLTVLTMAYAVGHISGGHFNPAVSFGLWAGGKFSAKELIPYIISQLVGAILAACALYLIVSNKSGFDGVGGFAANGYGHLSPGGFNITAAFVAEFLLTLFFLLIILGSTNERAPKGFAPIAIGLGLTLIHLISIPITNTSVNPARSMSQAIFAGGEFLTQSWLFWVAPIAGAIVAGFIHKALFDKE; encoded by the coding sequence ATGAAAAAATACTTTGCCGAGTTATTCGGAACATTTTGGTTAGTTTTTGGAGGTTGTGGTAGCGCAATATTTGCTGCTGCTTTTCCAGATTTAGGAATTGGTTTTGCAGGTGTTGCACTTGCTTTTGGTTTAACAGTATTAACTATGGCATATGCTGTTGGACATATTTCTGGCGGACATTTTAATCCCGCAGTTTCTTTTGGTCTTTGGGCTGGAGGAAAATTTTCTGCAAAAGAATTAATACCTTATATAATTTCTCAATTAGTAGGAGCTATTCTTGCTGCTTGTGCTTTATACCTTATCGTTTCTAACAAATCTGGATTTGATGGTGTCGGTGGTTTTGCAGCTAATGGATATGGACATTTATCTCCAGGTGGCTTTAATATTACTGCTGCTTTTGTTGCTGAATTCTTATTAACTTTATTTTTCTTATTAATTATTTTAGGAAGTACAAACGAAAGAGCACCAAAAGGTTTTGCGCCAATCGCTATTGGTTTAGGGTTAACATTAATTCACTTAATTAGTATTCCTATTACAAATACATCAGTAAACCCTGCACGTTCTATGAGTCAGGCAATTTTTGCTGGCGGTGAGTTTTTAACACAGTCTTGGTTATTCTGGGTTGCTCCAATTGCTGGTGCGATAGTAGCAGGATTTATTCATAAAGCATTATTTGATAAAGAATAA
- a CDS encoding membrane or secreted protein, protein MKLVILTVGLLSLAVAGIAIKIWAKKDGKFAGTCASQNPMLNQDGEACGFCGKTPDQFENCAEPQHN, encoded by the coding sequence ATGAAATTAGTTATACTTACTGTTGGATTATTATCGCTTGCTGTAGCTGGGATTGCAATTAAAATTTGGGCTAAAAAAGATGGCAAATTTGCTGGTACTTGTGCCAGTCAAAACCCTATGTTAAATCAAGACGGTGAGGCTTGTGGGTTTTGTGGAAAAACTCCAGATCAGTTTGAGAATTGTGCAGAACCACAACACAATTAA
- a CDS encoding toxin-antitoxin system YwqK family antitoxin has translation MKINQTFLLFFNFILLISCSNKSTSKNLDENIDVNTIKIIDFKVDKKELRLDQNKGVWFYQNVPFNGFAISYFDNNQLKEKTGFYNGKRQGIVKKWFSSGNIKLEYFYNQNRIEGLYKSWWDNGQKSSELIYTNGVQNGIEKKWYPSGKIAKIRNVLNGKENGLQKAWLENGKLYVNYEAKNGRVYGLRRANKCYQLKNEKLVEYVKK, from the coding sequence TTGAAAATAAATCAAACATTTTTATTGTTCTTTAATTTCATCTTACTTATTAGTTGTAGTAATAAATCAACTTCTAAAAATTTAGATGAAAATATAGATGTTAATACGATAAAAATTATTGACTTTAAAGTTGATAAAAAAGAATTAAGACTTGATCAAAATAAAGGTGTTTGGTTTTATCAAAATGTACCTTTTAATGGTTTTGCAATTAGTTATTTTGATAATAATCAATTAAAAGAAAAAACAGGTTTTTATAATGGCAAAAGGCAAGGAATTGTTAAAAAATGGTTTTCAAGTGGAAATATAAAGTTAGAATATTTTTATAATCAGAATAGGATTGAAGGATTGTATAAAAGTTGGTGGGATAATGGACAAAAATCATCAGAATTAATTTATACAAATGGTGTTCAAAATGGTATTGAAAAGAAATGGTATCCTTCTGGTAAAATTGCGAAAATTAGAAATGTTTTAAATGGGAAAGAAAATGGATTACAAAAAGCTTGGTTGGAAAATGGTAAGTTGTATGTTAATTATGAAGCTAAAAACGGAAGAGTTTATGGCTTAAGAAGAGCAAATAAATGCTATCAATTAAAAAATGAAAAGTTAGTTGAATATGTTAAAAAATAG